Part of the Vibrio sp. SCSIO 43137 genome, ACTCTTTGGTTCTACTCCAAAAACAGGGAGTGTTTATGAGCATTTATAATAAAATATTAGTTGTTGCCGACGTAAACAATGAGTCACAACCAGCATTGGCGCGTGCAATGCAACTAGCCCGGAAAAGCGTTTCGAAAAGTCACATTACCCTATTCTTATCCATATACGACTTCTCTTATGAGATGACCTCTATGTTGTCGCTTAATGAACGAGATGCGATGAGAAAAGGTGTTATACAGCAACGTGAAGCATGGATGAGGGAAGTTGCCCAGCCTTATATCGATGACAGCGTTGAGTTTGATGTTAAAGTGGTATGGCACAACCGTCCTTATGAAGCCATTATTGCTGAAGTGTTTGACGGTGCCCATGAAATACTTATCAAAGCGACCCGCAAACATGATGTGCTTGAATCCGTTATATTCACCCCGACAGACTGGCATCTGTTGAGAAAATCTCCCTGCCCTGTGCTGCTAGTGAAAAATCATGAGTGGCCGGAAAATGGTAACGTAGTTGCCTCAGTCCATGTTGGCTCAGAAAACCCTACCCATCTGGAGCTGAATGATTCTATTGTTGAGCAGACTCTGAATTTATGCAGAAGGCTTGATGCAACCCCTTATCTGGTTAATTGTTACCCTGTGACGCCAGCCAACATCACAATCGAGTTACCTGAGTTTGACCCTACCACCTACACAGATGCTGTGCGTGGGCATCATCTGAAGGAGATGAAAGCACTGCGGCAGAAACATTCTATTGACGAGTCCAATACCCGTGTTGAACAAGGGTTGCCTGAAGACGTTATTCCTTCAATCGCCAATGAGCTGGAAGCCGGTCTTGTTATTTTAGGTACTACAGGCAGAACCGGAATGTCAGCGGTGTTTATCGGTAATACAGCTGAGCATGTCATCGATAAGATCAACTGCGATATCCTTGCCCTGAAACCGGCCGGGTTTATCAGCCCACTCGATCCAAATCAGGCTTTATAACCTTTACGTTAACAGGTTAAACAGACAGAAACCCTTAAGTATTTGCTTAAGGGTTTTTTATCACTGGTATCCTTGGCAATTATCCGTATCATACGCAGTCTATTTTCAGATAGTAGACAGTTAAGATTTATGACCGAGCAAACTCAAGAGCGAACTAAAGCTCAGCAATATAACTTCAATAAGTTACAGAAACGCCTTCGCCGCAATACCGGGCAGGCAATCGCCGATTACAATATGATCGAAGACGGTGACCGTATTATGGTGTGTCTGTCCGGCGGTAAAGACAGCTTTACCATGCTGGATATTTTAATGAGTTTGCAAAAGAGCGCCCCAATCTCTTTTGAGCTTGTTGCAGTTAATCTGGATCAAAAGCAACCGGGATTCCCAGAACATATTCTGCCTGAGTATCTGGAAAGTCTGGGTGTTGAGTATAAGATTGTAGAAGAAGATACCTACTCAATCGTTCAGGATAAGATCCCTGAAGGCAAAACCACTTGCTCCCTATGCTCACGTTTACGCCGCGGTATTCTGTACCGTACCGCTACTGAGCTTAAGGTAACCAAAATCGCATTGGGTCACCACAGAGACGATATCCTTGAAACGCTGTTCCTGAACATGTTCCATGGTGGGAAAATGAAAGGCATGCCTCCTAAACTGGTTTCTGATGATGGCAAGCACGTTGTTATCAGACCGCTGGCCTACTGCCGTGAAAAAGACATTATTAAGTACTCTGAAGGTAAAGATTACCCTATCATTCCTTGTAACCTGTGTGGCTCACAGCCTAACCTGCAGAGACAAGCGATTAAGCAGATGCTGAACGGCTGGGACAAACAGTATCCGGGACGTATTGAGACTATGTTCCGCGCAATGCAGAATGTTGTGCCAAGCCACCTTGCTGACCATGAGTTGTTTGATTTTAAATCCATCAACCGTGACTCAGGCATTATCAACGGCGGCGATATTGGATTTGATAAAGAGATTCTTGAGCCACAACCAAGCAGCGATGAAGTAATGGAGTTTGACCCGTCACTTCAGTTGGATGTGACTAACCTATAAAGCTTAAAAAGGCTGCATTATGCAGCCTTTTCTCTATCTTATATCTTGTTATTTCTTAGCGGAAGGGAGCCAGGGAAGCACTCTGTTAGTTTCGTAAGGTACATTTAGAAAGCCATCAGCCGGGATCTCAGACAGTAAAACTCTGGCGATACCATTCTGAACCGGAATCTTCTTACCATCGGAGGTTTCTATATTGCCGTTTACATCTTTAGCGAACTCTAGCGTTACTCCTTCAACCTCTGGTGTGAACCAACTTGCAAACATACCACCAAGATCTTCCAGCATGCTCTGCATCTGCGGAAGAAGCTTCTCCACATCAGCATAAGATACCTTGCCTTTCATTGGTTGTTTGGTCATCACTACCAAAGAAAAGTCACAGCGTTGATCCATCGGCGTTCTGACAAAAACCAGAGGATTAGCACTTTTTAGGTTGCTATCCACGGGAAGCATCAGCTCTTTTGCTGGCGACACTTTAAGTTCTTCGTAGTGCTTTTCCTTCTCCATCCATGCCTTTGTTATTTCACAGCGGGAACGGTCATCTGCATTAATAAAGAACACGCCGACTTTCACATCTTCATGCCCCTCTTTGACGTTATTTTTAAGCTGAGAGTAAAGCTTTGAGTAAGTGAACATATATTCCTGAGCAGACACCGCTGGGGCAAAAGCTGATACACCCGCAGCAATCAGAAGGCTTGATATTATTGTTTTCATAGTTTCTAACCGGCATTCCAAAATTGTTGGTTAACACGGATCATACTTTGTAAATCGCTGACATATTCCTGCCCGCGCTCAGAGTACTTTAGTAGTCCGTTAGATAGCTGAGTAGCGGCCTGAGGAGTATTTAACGCTTCTCCTTTTTCTGCTAATTCAGCTCTGATAAGGCGTAGTTGAGCATACGCCCTGTTGCGGTTCACATTCATAAAATAGGCGTGAACAGAGCCTGACATCGAACTGAACTTAGCCACTTCATGGGCAGCCCCTTCAATACGTTGTAGCGGAATCAAACCGCAACCTTTACGGTAACACCATTGACCGAAATAGTTATTTGCCTCAACGGCAAAACGGGATGTTCCCCACGCAGATTCATTGGCTGCCTGAGTAAGCACAAGGGCTTCAGGAATAATATTGACCTTTAGCAGCATGCTTTCAAACCATTCGGCCGAAAGCTGATTATTATTTAACTCAGTATCGTATTTATCGGCCAGCGCCTGACAAAACTTTTGATCATCGCCGGATACTGACCCCTTATTAAAGTCAGCCTGAATGGCAATAAGTCTTGCTCTCTCTTTAGCGACTCTGCGGTTCTCTATCTGCACCGCCGGGCGAATGTAATCAAAGAATGCCTTCTTTTTCTGTTTTACATCTGTGATCGCTGCGAAATCGGGCCTGCTATCCGGTAAAACAATCGCTGTTTCTTCCGGCTCTGCCGGCTGTTCCTGTTTTGGCCAGAACGGCAGGCTCATCATCACTACCAGAGCGCAGGCAAAAGCAAATCTAAATAAATTATGCATCGAACGTCTGTGAACCTTTCTGGTGTGAATCGGTACCTGAAGAGTCTTCAGAACGGCCTGAGTCATCCTTATCTTCGTCATCGTCATCTTGCTGGTTGGTCGTGACAAGCTTCAGGGTAATACCAAACATATTTCTGTAGATAATACCTTTCACATGGAAGAAGAAAGGAAGGACCACAATCAGGAAAACGCCGTAAGTCACTATGGAAATAAACAGCAGCATCATCATGATAATGTTCAGGCCGACAATCGGGAAAAGCTTTCTGTTTACGGCACGGAATGAAAGCCATAATGACTGAAGCGGAGAGACGCGCTTTTCACAAATCAACAGAATTGAGTTACTGAATGCGACGGAGAAATACATAGACAGCAACGGAATCAGCATCCCGCCAACCCACTGTAAAACCAGACTAAACAGAGTGGCAACAATAACAGGAACGGTAAATTGCAGGCCTTTCAGAATATGCTGAGGTTTGGTTAGTAAGCCTGCTGCATGGCTCATTGCCATCAATGATACGCCGGCATAAATCGGTGCAGAAATCACTTCATAACTAAAGTTAGCGATAAATATGGCGTCAAAGATCCCCTGCTCCATCAGCTCAGGGTTCTCAAACATATGCAGGAAGATAAGTGGATCTCCCAGTTGAAGCTTCATAGCAATAAAGAAGATGGCTAACTGAACAGCGAGTAAAATAACGATAGCCGGTGAGAATGAAAGAAAATTCTTTAAGGTAAACTTCCATGCTTCCTGAAGTACTGAGCCTACGCGCAACTCGTAGTTGCCTGATAAGGCTTTTTCTATCGAGCCGCCGAGCACAAAGTTCTTCTCAATTTTTTTGTTCATATCTTTTTCCGAGCCATACAAGCTGAGCTGGCTCATTGTTAAAAATTCGCTACAGTATATTAAAATAAGGCTGGTGTTAAAACCCATGTAACTTAGGTAACTGTCGCGGGTATCTACTGCCGGTTTGTTGCGGATAAATTAAGTTAGAATTAAGTCAATTAAAATGCGCAAAAGACTTTAATTTACTTAAAACTGGGACTATTATTCGCCTCGATTTAAAACCACTCATTTTTTAAGAGTTAACCGGGAGGTGAACATAAGTTGAATCAGGTAGCTTCAGTAGAAAAACCAGTTGTAAAACTATCTTCTGTATCAAAGAGTTTTGACGGTAAAGAGATAATCAGCAGTCTGAATCTGGACGTTAACCACGGTGAGTTTTTGACCATTCTGGGTCCTTCTGGATGTGGTAAAACAACCGTCTTACGTATGATTGCCGGATTTGAGCAGGTAGATAGCGGTACGATCTTATTAGGTGAACAAGATGTAACCGAACTCCCGCCGGAACACCGCAATGTAAATACCGTATTCCAAAGCTATGCTCTGTTCCCCCAAATGACAGTGTTTGATAACGTTGCATTCGGGCTGAAAATGCAAAAGGTAACGAGTCAGGATATTGAACCTAGAGTGATGGAAGCTTTGCGTATGGTACGCCTCGAAGAGATGGCTCAACGTAAACCGCATCAACTATCTGGTGGTCAACAGCAGCGAATAGCCATTGCCCGTGCCGTGGTCAATAAGCCTAAAGTTCTTTTACTCGATGAATCTCTCTCTGCGCTGGATTATAAACTTCGTAAACAGATGCAGATTGAACTGAAGCAACTGCAGAGAAAACTTGGTATCACCTTTGTTTTTGTTACTCATGATCAGGAAGAAGCCCTTTCTATGTCAGATCGCATCATTGTGATGAGAGACGGCTTGATAGAACAGGATGGTACGCCTAAAGAGATCTATGAGGAGCCGGAAAACCTGTTCGTTGCACGTTTTATAGGGGAAATAAACCTGTTTAATGCAACACCGGT contains:
- the ttcA gene encoding tRNA 2-thiocytidine(32) synthetase TtcA, with protein sequence MTEQTQERTKAQQYNFNKLQKRLRRNTGQAIADYNMIEDGDRIMVCLSGGKDSFTMLDILMSLQKSAPISFELVAVNLDQKQPGFPEHILPEYLESLGVEYKIVEEDTYSIVQDKIPEGKTTCSLCSRLRRGILYRTATELKVTKIALGHHRDDILETLFLNMFHGGKMKGMPPKLVSDDGKHVVIRPLAYCREKDIIKYSEGKDYPIIPCNLCGSQPNLQRQAIKQMLNGWDKQYPGRIETMFRAMQNVVPSHLADHELFDFKSINRDSGIINGGDIGFDKEILEPQPSSDEVMEFDPSLQLDVTNL
- the uspE gene encoding universal stress protein UspE, whose translation is MSIYNKILVVADVNNESQPALARAMQLARKSVSKSHITLFLSIYDFSYEMTSMLSLNERDAMRKGVIQQREAWMREVAQPYIDDSVEFDVKVVWHNRPYEAIIAEVFDGAHEILIKATRKHDVLESVIFTPTDWHLLRKSPCPVLLVKNHEWPENGNVVASVHVGSENPTHLELNDSIVEQTLNLCRRLDATPYLVNCYPVTPANITIELPEFDPTTYTDAVRGHHLKEMKALRQKHSIDESNTRVEQGLPEDVIPSIANELEAGLVILGTTGRTGMSAVFIGNTAEHVIDKINCDILALKPAGFISPLDPNQAL
- a CDS encoding glucosaminidase domain-containing protein; amino-acid sequence: MHNLFRFAFACALVVMMSLPFWPKQEQPAEPEETAIVLPDSRPDFAAITDVKQKKKAFFDYIRPAVQIENRRVAKERARLIAIQADFNKGSVSGDDQKFCQALADKYDTELNNNQLSAEWFESMLLKVNIIPEALVLTQAANESAWGTSRFAVEANNYFGQWCYRKGCGLIPLQRIEGAAHEVAKFSSMSGSVHAYFMNVNRNRAYAQLRLIRAELAEKGEALNTPQAATQLSNGLLKYSERGQEYVSDLQSMIRVNQQFWNAG
- a CDS encoding DUF2987 domain-containing protein, which translates into the protein MKTIISSLLIAAGVSAFAPAVSAQEYMFTYSKLYSQLKNNVKEGHEDVKVGVFFINADDRSRCEITKAWMEKEKHYEELKVSPAKELMLPVDSNLKSANPLVFVRTPMDQRCDFSLVVMTKQPMKGKVSYADVEKLLPQMQSMLEDLGGMFASWFTPEVEGVTLEFAKDVNGNIETSDGKKIPVQNGIARVLLSEIPADGFLNVPYETNRVLPWLPSAKK
- the potA gene encoding spermidine/putrescine ABC transporter ATP-binding protein PotA — encoded protein: MNQVASVEKPVVKLSSVSKSFDGKEIISSLNLDVNHGEFLTILGPSGCGKTTVLRMIAGFEQVDSGTILLGEQDVTELPPEHRNVNTVFQSYALFPQMTVFDNVAFGLKMQKVTSQDIEPRVMEALRMVRLEEMAQRKPHQLSGGQQQRIAIARAVVNKPKVLLLDESLSALDYKLRKQMQIELKQLQRKLGITFVFVTHDQEEALSMSDRIIVMRDGLIEQDGTPKEIYEEPENLFVARFIGEINLFNATPVKRLDEKRILASIEGNESVIFCDKPYENEPSLQVLLRPEDLRLEEIGESESTGIVGHVIDRTYKGMTLDSIVELESGNRVMVSEFFNEDDPDVDHSLGQKVKVTWVESWEVVLKDEQQV